A single Iodidimonas sp. SYSU 1G8 DNA region contains:
- a CDS encoding flagellar hook-length control protein FliK, with protein sequence MDIAMMGLAAVPPSIAPDLSAAAPDGVFADALDAADCANALMVSPDPAAALPPLAFNGPRLAFIDAAPIPGTMPAAPEKTAGANPSPPPVPAAVTPQTALADVAEQAAPVALKPQVEAGEADRSAPAESEAAVSTSETSRPDQPEDSAPEPSATQIAAPAMAHPPTPPSLSVKPAMPALESAVAPGEQAPADETDVDPAQTQPATRRRNWPDAVVGSPLSGPGLLVPAHTAHSSPLSPAGDASPEARPGKPEGLSDRADVGGRAGDRAGVPHSGAGPLEARPFAAAPDQPVDTRIAAAAGPAGAPAAPASAVQLPPGPVPARADGHALAVAPGRFGRDLGVEISHRVLKGDDEITIRLDPAELGRVEVRLSIDRDNGLKAVVSADNPAVLDLMRREAGDLVRALGDAGVRSDSQSLRFDARDGGSGQGGQTGGQGGQPDGRRQPATPWFEEKTKASLRLAGAGGQIDMMA encoded by the coding sequence ATGGATATTGCGATGATGGGGCTGGCGGCTGTGCCGCCTTCGATAGCGCCTGACCTTTCCGCCGCGGCACCCGATGGGGTGTTCGCGGACGCCCTGGATGCTGCCGACTGCGCAAACGCCCTCATGGTGTCGCCGGATCCGGCCGCCGCATTGCCGCCGCTGGCATTCAACGGTCCGCGGCTGGCGTTCATCGACGCCGCGCCCATTCCCGGGACCATGCCCGCCGCGCCGGAAAAGACAGCTGGAGCGAACCCATCGCCGCCGCCGGTGCCCGCTGCCGTCACGCCGCAGACCGCGCTCGCTGATGTCGCGGAGCAGGCCGCGCCTGTTGCGCTCAAGCCGCAGGTGGAGGCGGGCGAGGCGGATCGCAGCGCTCCTGCCGAGAGCGAGGCAGCGGTCAGCACAAGCGAGACATCGCGGCCAGACCAACCGGAGGACTCGGCGCCGGAGCCGTCGGCGACGCAGATCGCCGCCCCTGCCATGGCGCACCCGCCGACTCCGCCTTCTCTGTCCGTGAAGCCGGCGATGCCCGCCCTGGAGTCCGCGGTGGCACCCGGGGAGCAGGCGCCCGCCGACGAGACCGATGTCGACCCGGCGCAGACGCAGCCCGCCACGCGCCGGCGCAACTGGCCCGACGCGGTTGTCGGATCACCGCTGAGCGGCCCAGGACTGCTAGTTCCGGCCCATACCGCGCATTCCTCTCCGCTGTCGCCGGCCGGCGACGCGTCCCCGGAGGCGCGGCCGGGGAAGCCGGAGGGTTTGTCTGACCGGGCGGATGTCGGTGGTCGCGCCGGCGACCGCGCGGGCGTCCCGCACTCTGGTGCGGGGCCGCTCGAGGCGCGGCCCTTCGCCGCCGCGCCGGATCAGCCTGTCGATACCCGCATTGCCGCCGCCGCCGGGCCTGCCGGCGCGCCGGCGGCGCCCGCTTCCGCCGTCCAGCTCCCGCCGGGTCCCGTGCCGGCCCGGGCGGATGGCCATGCTCTCGCCGTGGCACCGGGCCGTTTCGGCCGCGACCTGGGTGTCGAGATTTCGCATCGTGTGCTCAAGGGAGATGACGAGATCACCATCCGTCTCGATCCGGCCGAACTGGGACGCGTCGAGGTCCGTCTCTCCATCGACCGGGACAACGGGCTGAAAGCGGTGGTGTCGGCGGACAATCCGGCCGTACTCGATCTCATGCGACGGGAGGCCGGCGATCTGGTGCGCGCTCTCGGCGACGCCGGGGTGCGCTCGGATAGCCAGTCGCTGCGGTTTGACGCGCGCGACGGCGGGTCGGGCCAGGGTGGTCAGACCGGCGGGCAGGGCGGACAACCCGACGGTCGGCGTCAGCCCGCCACGCCCTGGTTCGAGGAAAAGACGAAAGCCAGCCTGCGCCTCGCGGGCGCGGGCGGCCAGATAGACATGATGGCCTGA
- a CDS encoding chemotaxis protein CheA codes for MSTAMDIDDIQRVFFEECAEGLDTAEKSLTAMLGGDCSVETIASVFRAIHSIKGGAGAFGHVALTTFAHRFETLLDEIRSGRIPPLPDVIRAMLSALDVLSDHVAAAQSGAGAPADQVILATLDTILAGGASAAAAPVAPASDDFGFTPVSIELDMLDALEAPAGGEAQNASAARWIVTFAPSRTAMANGGEPLLVIRELERMGGVITSVDRTALPPLRELDPENGYLRWTLSLPETVEQAEIGECFDFVAPDSVVTIERLAEPDVTLPGAVPVAANDGQDRAETIEASRPSEPAAQTIRVDLNKLDMLLNLVGELVIRGSILADRLSAQEQERVELPELSRLTREIQDNVMSLRAQPIRHAFSRVPRLLRDLTAETGKTVMLETSGETTEVDKGVIEKIGEPLTHMIRNAVDHGIESSQDRLAAGKPAKGLIRLSAEQKGGRILVSVRDDGRGINRERVFAKAVERGIIGPDASLSDQEIDSLICAPGFSTAETVSNISGRGVGMDVVRSNVEAMGGRVEISSTPGEGATFTMVLPLTLAILDGMIVRLGRQRFVLPLANVIEAVKPEAGQVRPLTPTSEVIDLRGTYLPVRRLGDLLGIAGLERRRAEDCPVIIVESEVSGHVGLMVDAIDDRREVVIKSLDANLHPIRGLGGATILGDGSIALILDIDALVATAAGTGVRYAMKGLAA; via the coding sequence ATGAGCACGGCGATGGACATCGACGACATCCAGCGGGTGTTCTTCGAGGAATGCGCCGAAGGTCTGGACACGGCCGAGAAGAGCCTGACGGCCATGCTGGGCGGCGACTGTTCGGTGGAAACCATCGCTTCGGTGTTTCGCGCCATCCACTCCATCAAGGGAGGCGCCGGGGCATTCGGACATGTGGCGCTGACGACATTCGCGCACCGGTTCGAGACCCTGCTGGACGAGATCCGCAGCGGCCGGATCCCGCCGCTGCCTGACGTGATCCGGGCCATGCTGAGTGCGCTGGACGTGCTGTCGGACCATGTGGCCGCCGCCCAGTCCGGCGCCGGCGCGCCGGCCGACCAGGTCATCCTCGCGACCCTGGACACCATCCTGGCCGGCGGCGCGTCCGCTGCCGCCGCGCCGGTCGCTCCGGCCAGCGATGATTTCGGCTTCACGCCGGTATCCATCGAACTCGACATGCTGGATGCGCTCGAGGCGCCCGCCGGGGGCGAGGCCCAGAATGCGTCGGCGGCACGGTGGATCGTCACATTCGCGCCGTCGCGTACCGCGATGGCCAATGGCGGAGAGCCTCTGCTGGTCATCCGCGAACTCGAGCGCATGGGCGGCGTCATCACCAGCGTCGACAGGACGGCATTGCCGCCGTTGCGCGAGCTCGATCCGGAAAACGGATATCTGCGCTGGACACTCTCCCTTCCGGAGACGGTGGAACAAGCGGAAATTGGCGAGTGCTTCGATTTCGTCGCACCGGATTCCGTCGTGACCATCGAGCGCCTGGCCGAACCTGACGTCACCCTTCCCGGTGCGGTGCCCGTGGCGGCGAATGACGGGCAGGACCGCGCCGAAACCATCGAGGCGTCACGCCCCAGCGAACCCGCCGCCCAGACCATTCGCGTCGATCTCAACAAGCTCGACATGCTGCTCAATCTGGTCGGCGAACTGGTGATCCGGGGCTCCATTCTGGCGGACCGCTTGTCGGCCCAGGAACAGGAGCGGGTCGAGTTGCCCGAGCTGTCCCGACTGACCCGCGAGATACAAGACAACGTCATGTCGCTTCGCGCGCAGCCGATCCGTCATGCCTTCTCGCGCGTGCCCCGGCTGCTCCGCGATCTCACCGCGGAAACCGGCAAGACGGTGATGCTCGAAACCTCGGGCGAAACCACCGAGGTCGACAAGGGCGTCATCGAGAAGATTGGCGAACCGTTGACCCACATGATCCGGAATGCCGTGGATCATGGAATCGAATCTTCTCAGGACCGTCTGGCGGCCGGCAAACCGGCAAAAGGCCTGATCCGTCTGTCCGCCGAGCAGAAAGGTGGCCGGATCCTGGTCTCGGTCCGCGACGACGGACGGGGCATCAACCGCGAACGGGTTTTCGCCAAGGCGGTCGAGCGGGGCATCATCGGTCCCGACGCGTCTCTCAGCGATCAGGAAATCGACAGCCTGATCTGCGCGCCCGGTTTTTCCACCGCCGAAACCGTGTCCAACATCTCTGGCCGCGGCGTCGGCATGGACGTGGTCCGGAGCAATGTGGAAGCGATGGGCGGCCGGGTCGAGATTTCCTCGACTCCGGGAGAGGGCGCGACCTTCACCATGGTGCTGCCGCTCACCCTGGCCATTCTGGACGGCATGATCGTCCGTCTTGGCCGGCAGCGCTTCGTTCTGCCGCTCGCCAATGTGATCGAGGCCGTCAAGCCGGAAGCCGGGCAGGTTCGCCCGCTGACGCCGACCTCCGAGGTGATCGACCTGCGGGGAACCTATCTGCCCGTCAGGCGGCTGGGCGACCTGCTCGGAATCGCGGGGCTCGAGCGCCGGCGCGCCGAGGACTGCCCGGTGATCATCGTCGAAAGCGAGGTTTCCGGCCATGTCGGGCTGATGGTCGATGCCATCGACGACCGCCGCGAAGTGGTCATCAAGAGTCTCGACGCCAATTTGCACCCGATCCGCGGTCTGGGCGGCGCGACCATACTCGGCGACGGATCAATTGCTCTCATTCTGGATATCGACGCCCTGGTCGCGACCGCGGCGGGTACCGGTGTCCGCTATGCCATGAAAGGACTTGCAGCATGA
- a CDS encoding chemotaxis protein CheW: MTTTTQTPGDRKIVTFSLDHQSFGIDMRSLIEIREWEEPTPLPGVPSYILGVTNLRGTVVPVIGLAERLGWRPSTIHSRSCLLVVNLAGKQAGFLVDEVADIVLIHDQEIQPAPDIEIGEPAIISGLVKVQERSVSANDNGKMVLLLDLEALGISRVMDNAA; this comes from the coding sequence ATGACGACGACCACGCAAACCCCGGGCGACCGCAAGATCGTCACCTTTTCGCTGGATCACCAGTCGTTCGGCATCGACATGCGTTCGCTGATCGAGATCCGCGAGTGGGAAGAGCCGACGCCGCTGCCGGGCGTGCCGAGCTATATTCTCGGCGTCACCAACCTTCGCGGGACCGTGGTTCCGGTCATCGGCCTGGCGGAAAGGCTTGGCTGGAGGCCCAGCACGATCCATTCCCGATCCTGCCTGCTGGTCGTGAACCTGGCGGGCAAGCAGGCCGGCTTCCTGGTCGATGAAGTCGCCGACATCGTTCTGATCCATGACCAGGAAATCCAGCCGGCGCCGGATATCGAGATCGGCGAGCCGGCCATCATCAGCGGACTGGTGAAGGTGCAGGAGCGGTCCGTCAGCGCCAATGACAACGGCAAGATGGTCCTGCTGCTCGACCTCGAAGCGCTGGGCATCTCTCGGGTCATGGACAACGCGGCGTGA
- the flaF gene encoding flagellar biosynthesis regulator FlaF: MSLDHYRRVQTLSASPRATEHRLMSEITSEMIAARDMGMSGAGLMPALHRNREVWSAFSSLCATEGNQLPPDLRASIISLALWVDRFTTEVVTGRDHIDELIDVNRAIIAGLAGAPQAHAA, translated from the coding sequence ATGTCTCTGGATCATTACCGCCGCGTCCAAACCCTTTCGGCCTCGCCCAGAGCGACCGAACACAGACTGATGAGCGAGATCACGAGCGAGATGATCGCCGCGCGCGACATGGGCATGAGCGGCGCCGGCCTGATGCCGGCGCTGCACCGAAACCGGGAAGTGTGGAGTGCCTTTTCGTCGCTCTGCGCGACCGAAGGCAATCAGCTGCCGCCGGACTTGCGTGCCAGCATCATTTCCCTGGCGCTCTGGGTCGACCGCTTTACCACCGAGGTCGTCACCGGCCGCGACCACATCGACGAATTGATCGACGTCAATCGCGCGATCATCGCCGGTCTGGCCGGCGCTCCCCAGGCTCACGCCGCCTGA
- a CDS encoding response regulator, producing the protein MSKLILTVDDSASMRMLLRASLTAQGFRIESANDGAHGLERMRVCQPDLLITDINMPIMDGFELIEAVRREAAFRGVPILVLSTEFSDEKKARARTAGATGWITKPFDADKLGAAIRKVCP; encoded by the coding sequence GTGAGCAAACTGATCCTGACCGTGGATGATTCCGCGAGCATGCGCATGCTCCTTCGCGCGTCGCTGACAGCGCAGGGGTTTCGTATCGAAAGCGCCAATGACGGCGCTCACGGACTGGAGCGCATGCGCGTCTGCCAGCCTGATCTGCTGATCACGGACATCAACATGCCGATCATGGATGGGTTCGAGCTCATCGAGGCGGTTCGCCGCGAAGCGGCTTTCCGAGGCGTGCCCATCCTGGTCCTCTCCACGGAATTCTCCGATGAAAAGAAGGCCCGTGCCCGCACCGCCGGCGCGACGGGTTGGATTACCAAGCCTTTCGACGCCGACAAGCTCGGCGCCGCGATCCGCAAGGTGTGTCCATGA
- a CDS encoding chemotaxis response regulator protein-glutamate methylesterase translates to MTDPVRVMIVDDSAAMRATLRRLLSSDPEIEVVGMAPETRTARSMIKELNPDVLTLDIEMPGMDGLSFLEKIMTLRPMPVIMCSTQTARGAKATIEALRLGAVDCFAKPSGDPAEIASEGERLRRMVKAAGRSALLRPVVSATSVIKPQGQTQRDVVIAIGASTGGVEALFRLLRVFPADCPPVLVVQHMPLTFTGGFAERLSQECQAHVVEAQQGMALKRGTIFIAPGTRTHMELAGGLKGRIRLRDGDLVSGHRPSVDILFHSVAKLGANGIGVILTGMGRDGAEGLKAMRDAGARTFGQNEASCVVYGMPKAAWELGAVEREMSLFTMPEAILAACRK, encoded by the coding sequence ATGACCGACCCGGTACGCGTGATGATCGTGGACGACAGCGCCGCCATGCGCGCCACCCTGCGCCGATTGCTCTCGTCAGACCCGGAGATCGAGGTTGTCGGCATGGCGCCGGAGACCCGGACCGCGAGAAGCATGATCAAGGAGTTGAACCCCGACGTGCTGACTCTCGACATCGAGATGCCGGGGATGGACGGTCTGTCGTTCCTCGAGAAGATCATGACCCTGCGGCCCATGCCGGTGATCATGTGCTCGACACAGACGGCGCGGGGCGCGAAGGCGACCATTGAAGCGCTGCGCCTTGGCGCCGTGGACTGTTTCGCCAAACCGTCCGGAGACCCGGCCGAAATCGCCAGCGAAGGCGAGCGCTTGCGCCGCATGGTCAAGGCGGCCGGGCGCTCGGCCCTGCTGCGCCCCGTGGTTTCGGCCACGAGCGTCATCAAGCCCCAGGGTCAGACGCAGCGTGATGTGGTCATCGCCATCGGTGCGTCGACGGGCGGCGTCGAGGCGCTGTTCAGGCTGCTGCGGGTCTTTCCCGCCGATTGCCCGCCCGTGCTCGTGGTGCAGCATATGCCGCTGACCTTCACGGGGGGATTTGCCGAACGCCTGTCGCAGGAGTGCCAGGCGCACGTCGTCGAGGCCCAGCAAGGCATGGCGCTGAAGCGCGGTACGATCTTCATCGCCCCGGGGACCAGGACCCATATGGAACTGGCGGGCGGCCTGAAGGGGCGAATCCGGTTGCGCGACGGCGATCTGGTCAGCGGGCATCGCCCGTCGGTCGACATCCTGTTCCATTCCGTCGCCAAGCTGGGGGCGAACGGTATCGGCGTCATTCTGACCGGCATGGGCCGCGATGGCGCCGAAGGCCTGAAGGCCATGCGTGACGCCGGCGCCCGGACCTTCGGTCAGAACGAGGCGAGCTGCGTCGTCTACGGCATGCCAAAGGCGGCCTGGGAACTGGGCGCCGTCGAGCGCGAGATGAGTTTGTTTACCATGCCCGAGGCCATCCTCGCGGCGTGCCGCAAGTAG
- a CDS encoding response regulator, which produces MPAAAAIKVMVVDDQTSMRAMIRRSLQDIGFKDIRDRPAASEALSAVRSDRVHLIISDYNMPEMDGLQFLEAVRGDPVIGKTVFIMLTGSADREIVQRAAALGVNNYIVKPFAPAALKEKIERVFGELT; this is translated from the coding sequence ATGCCAGCAGCAGCAGCCATCAAGGTTATGGTCGTGGACGACCAGACGAGCATGCGCGCCATGATCCGCCGGAGCCTCCAGGACATCGGATTCAAGGATATCCGCGACAGGCCCGCGGCGTCCGAGGCGCTGTCGGCGGTCCGGTCCGATCGGGTCCATCTGATCATCTCCGATTACAACATGCCGGAGATGGATGGGCTGCAGTTCCTGGAGGCCGTGCGGGGCGATCCTGTGATCGGCAAAACGGTCTTCATCATGCTGACGGGCTCCGCCGACCGCGAAATTGTCCAGCGGGCCGCCGCCCTGGGCGTCAACAACTACATCGTCAAGCCTTTCGCGCCGGCCGCGCTCAAGGAGAAGATCGAACGCGTCTTCGGCGAGCTGACCTGA
- a CDS encoding CheR family methyltransferase — MDSAQALQQAFNVEVTKSDFAEIAALMQHEARIHLAETKIALVHSRLSKRVRERGLTRFSDYVALVKKDKEELSRMVVALTTNHTHFFREAHHFDHLRQVVMPELKAHAEEGRPVRIWSAGCSSGEEVYTIAMCLLGQDRGASSWVRQGDVKLLATDIAPTMVSATRRAVYTEAMVQPVPSVYRSLWMQPEGEDYAMTSDAKSLVTANVLNLFAPWPLRRKYDVIFCRNVMIYFDDKAKMELEARFVDLLAPGGYLYIGHSERLNGEAARVMQRAGQTVFVKPAGGLAA, encoded by the coding sequence ATGGACAGCGCGCAGGCCTTGCAGCAGGCGTTCAACGTCGAGGTCACGAAAAGCGACTTCGCTGAAATCGCCGCGCTCATGCAGCACGAGGCGCGCATTCACCTGGCCGAAACCAAGATCGCCCTGGTGCACTCGCGTTTGTCCAAGCGGGTGCGCGAACGCGGCCTGACGCGGTTCTCGGACTACGTGGCGCTGGTGAAGAAGGACAAGGAGGAGCTGTCGCGCATGGTGGTCGCGCTGACCACCAACCACACGCATTTCTTTCGCGAGGCGCACCATTTCGACCATCTGCGGCAAGTCGTGATGCCGGAGTTGAAGGCGCATGCCGAGGAGGGGCGGCCCGTCCGCATCTGGTCGGCCGGTTGTTCGAGCGGCGAGGAAGTCTACACCATCGCCATGTGCCTTCTGGGCCAGGATCGCGGCGCATCGAGCTGGGTACGGCAGGGCGACGTCAAACTCCTGGCCACCGATATCGCGCCCACCATGGTCAGCGCCACGCGGCGCGCGGTTTATACCGAGGCCATGGTGCAGCCGGTTCCCTCGGTCTACCGCAGTCTGTGGATGCAGCCCGAGGGCGAGGACTACGCCATGACCAGCGACGCGAAGAGCCTGGTCACCGCCAATGTCCTCAACCTGTTCGCGCCCTGGCCGCTGCGGCGGAAATACGACGTGATCTTCTGCCGCAACGTCATGATCTATTTCGACGACAAGGCGAAGATGGAGCTCGAGGCGCGTTTCGTGGATCTGCTCGCGCCCGGCGGTTATCTGTACATCGGCCATTCCGAAAGGCTGAACGGCGAGGCCGCCAGAGTGATGCAGCGCGCCGGACAGACCGTGTTCGTCAAGCCGGCCGGAGGCCTCGCGGCATGA
- a CDS encoding flagellar hook capping FlgD N-terminal domain-containing protein, giving the protein MTTIGSTAGASQASLLSSASQNTGGSGADFNMFLKLLTSQMQNQDPLDPMKTSEYTQQLVQYAQVEQSLQQTATLKDMLSRMSSQDMAQAANFIGREARFDSATAGLDAQGGTAAWSYTLDRAASSATATITDGSGKAVQRLTLDPTDTDGRIVWDGQMANGVRAPEGPYTLTIAAVDAAGKPVTASINSMGTVKNVALDGNQVMLGMSGVSLPVSSLLAVSAAD; this is encoded by the coding sequence ATGACGACGATCGGCTCGACGGCGGGCGCCAGCCAGGCCAGCCTCCTCTCCAGCGCCAGTCAGAACACCGGCGGCTCGGGAGCGGATTTCAACATGTTCCTGAAGCTGCTCACCAGTCAGATGCAGAACCAAGACCCGTTGGATCCCATGAAAACCTCTGAATACACCCAGCAACTCGTACAATATGCCCAGGTCGAGCAATCGCTGCAGCAGACGGCGACACTCAAGGACATGTTGTCACGCATGTCGTCGCAGGATATGGCGCAGGCCGCCAACTTCATCGGCCGAGAGGCGCGCTTCGATAGTGCCACCGCGGGGCTGGATGCCCAGGGCGGCACCGCCGCGTGGAGCTATACGCTGGACCGTGCGGCGTCCTCGGCCACCGCGACCATCACCGACGGCAGCGGCAAGGCGGTCCAGCGCCTGACGCTCGATCCGACCGACACCGATGGACGCATCGTTTGGGACGGCCAGATGGCGAATGGCGTGAGGGCTCCCGAAGGCCCCTATACTCTGACGATCGCAGCGGTGGACGCGGCAGGCAAGCCGGTGACAGCCAGCATCAATTCAATGGGCACCGTCAAAAACGTGGCGCTGGATGGTAACCAGGTGATGTTGGGCATGAGCGGCGTCAGCCTGCCTGTGAGCTCTCTCCTGGCGGTATCCGCAGCGGACTGA
- the motA gene encoding flagellar motor stator protein MotA encodes MLNGVGFIIILVCVFGSFLISGGKMEIILHALPHEMMAIAGAALGAFIVSNSMDTVKKAGKGMGHAFKGPYWKEQDYRDLLALLFGLLTTFRKGGATAIEPHLDTPEQSSLFSRYPRLLGDHHLIVFICDYLRMMTVNFEDPNQLAEAMENDIDRHHAEELEPQSALQTMADGLPAIGIVAAVLGVIKTMGSIDQPTDVLGAMIGGALVGTFLGVLLSYCVVGPMAAKLKQIIEAEAKPYGIVKTAIIAHANGISTPVAIEIARRMAPSIYAPSFSQLETALEEVSNELTATA; translated from the coding sequence ATGCTCAACGGTGTCGGCTTCATCATCATCCTGGTCTGTGTCTTCGGCAGCTTCCTGATCTCGGGAGGCAAGATGGAGATCATTCTCCACGCGCTGCCGCACGAAATGATGGCGATCGCCGGCGCGGCGCTGGGCGCGTTCATCGTCAGCAACTCGATGGATACGGTCAAGAAGGCCGGCAAGGGCATGGGGCATGCGTTCAAGGGACCCTACTGGAAAGAGCAGGACTACAGGGATCTGCTCGCCCTGCTGTTCGGCCTTCTCACCACCTTTCGCAAGGGCGGTGCCACGGCCATCGAGCCGCACCTGGACACGCCGGAACAAAGTTCGCTGTTCTCGCGGTATCCGCGTCTTCTGGGCGACCACCACCTGATCGTCTTCATCTGCGACTACCTGCGCATGATGACCGTCAATTTCGAGGATCCAAACCAGCTCGCCGAAGCCATGGAGAACGATATCGACCGTCACCATGCGGAAGAACTGGAGCCTCAGTCCGCGCTCCAGACCATGGCGGACGGTTTGCCGGCCATCGGCATCGTCGCCGCGGTTCTGGGCGTGATCAAGACCATGGGCTCCATCGACCAGCCCACCGACGTGCTGGGCGCCATGATCGGCGGCGCGCTGGTCGGCACCTTCCTGGGCGTTCTGCTCAGCTACTGCGTCGTCGGTCCGATGGCGGCGAAGCTCAAGCAGATCATCGAGGCGGAGGCCAAGCCCTATGGCATCGTCAAGACCGCCATCATCGCGCATGCGAACGGTATCTCCACGCCCGTCGCCATAGAGATCGCCCGGCGCATGGCGCCGTCAATCTACGCTCCTTCCTTCTCGCAACTCGAGACAGCCCTCGAAGAGGTCAGCAATGAACTCACTGCCACCGCCTGA
- a CDS encoding helix-turn-helix transcriptional regulator has protein sequence MPNRARKMGTGGMGKSSTPSRAVGDRIIFDPYRAIVFPNNLRVLRKQRGYGKLLGLSSKLPDIPYIRLSKIERGEVVAKPEELVRIASALQVDPLALLIDVEDAGFDMTDWASDLVDIEGIDRDEEEFAVLLGAALRLRRTHDDALSIAVLDKEFGLPPVILSRVENAQKTLDRWNEQTVRSLCRVFGVPDMAALRDAVLASYQHGDLAPYLSSVSNPEHRVAKTAAKVAELRAALGGSPVLAAQAEVSSAAKPQSAASTVAPSVKTDTTTGETAGASASPDVPAARLVPVYGAALPDGLVARAPTGDTVESPRNAGPRAWGLRVCRATLGIGLPARSVVIVDPDRFPSPGGLAVIDEGEGVRVLMVTVDRQGALIGYSENPAREIPVDTLDPSKVAAVVSAVFE, from the coding sequence ATGCCGAACAGGGCCAGGAAAATGGGAACCGGGGGAATGGGGAAGAGCTCCACGCCATCGCGGGCGGTTGGTGACCGGATCATCTTCGATCCTTACAGGGCAATCGTTTTTCCCAACAATCTTCGTGTGCTTCGAAAGCAGCGCGGTTATGGGAAATTACTGGGGCTCTCATCCAAGCTGCCTGACATCCCCTATATCCGCCTTTCCAAGATTGAACGCGGCGAAGTCGTCGCCAAGCCCGAGGAACTGGTGCGCATCGCCTCCGCGCTTCAGGTCGATCCGCTGGCTCTGCTGATCGATGTGGAGGATGCCGGCTTCGATATGACCGACTGGGCGTCCGATCTGGTCGATATCGAGGGTATCGACCGTGACGAGGAAGAATTCGCGGTCCTTCTGGGCGCCGCGCTTCGTTTGCGCCGCACCCATGACGACGCCCTTTCCATAGCGGTGCTCGATAAGGAGTTCGGGCTTCCTCCGGTCATCCTCTCTCGCGTCGAGAACGCACAGAAGACACTGGATCGCTGGAACGAACAGACCGTCCGCTCTCTCTGCCGGGTATTCGGCGTGCCGGATATGGCGGCCTTGCGGGATGCGGTGCTCGCATCCTATCAGCACGGGGATCTGGCACCCTATCTGTCCAGCGTGAGCAATCCCGAACACCGGGTCGCCAAGACGGCGGCGAAGGTCGCGGAGCTCCGCGCGGCGCTGGGTGGCTCGCCCGTGCTAGCGGCCCAAGCGGAAGTCTCTTCCGCAGCAAAACCCCAATCCGCCGCTTCGACGGTAGCGCCGTCCGTCAAGACCGACACAACGACTGGTGAGACGGCAGGCGCGAGTGCATCGCCTGATGTGCCTGCGGCTCGTCTGGTTCCCGTCTATGGGGCTGCTCTACCGGACGGCCTCGTCGCTCGTGCGCCAACTGGCGACACGGTCGAATCGCCCCGCAACGCCGGGCCGCGCGCCTGGGGATTACGGGTCTGCCGCGCGACCCTGGGCATCGGATTGCCGGCGCGTTCGGTCGTCATCGTCGATCCGGACCGGTTTCCCTCTCCGGGGGGACTGGCCGTCATCGATGAGGGCGAGGGTGTGCGCGTGCTGATGGTAACGGTGGATCGCCAGGGCGCGCTCATCGGCTACAGTGAAAACCCGGCGCGCGAAATCCCCGTGGACACGCTCGACCCGTCCAAGGTCGCCGCCGTCGTGAGCGCCGTGTTCGAATAG
- a CDS encoding STAS domain-containing protein, with protein sequence MNSLPPPDDMAPDRTIRLPAHCVTTTADELRARLVMASDDGGEILVDASEVESLGQAVLQLLLAAHTEAKDGAGLAIVKPSAAFRQRVVACGLAETIGLEPNNEVIP encoded by the coding sequence ATGAACTCACTGCCACCGCCTGACGACATGGCGCCTGATCGCACCATTCGCCTCCCGGCCCACTGCGTCACCACCACCGCGGACGAACTTCGCGCCCGGCTGGTCATGGCGTCCGACGATGGCGGGGAAATCCTCGTGGACGCGTCCGAGGTAGAGAGCCTGGGACAAGCCGTGCTCCAGCTCCTGCTCGCCGCCCATACGGAAGCGAAGGATGGCGCAGGGCTGGCCATCGTCAAACCGAGCGCGGCTTTCCGCCAACGCGTGGTGGCCTGCGGCCTCGCCGAGACCATTGGACTTGAACCAAACAATGAGGTCATCCCGTGA